A genome region from Fervidobacterium changbaicum includes the following:
- a CDS encoding Ig-like domain-containing protein, with protein MKKVVFLAASIMLFLLLTLTSCEQVGNLFNKPPVWKTIPDQTILKGQTVNVDLKTYVSDPDNNLDQIVLKTSGKGSISNGVYTWTPTEVGEYTITVEAVDKAGAKTEKSFKVIVQHSGTLVVNIALYNSGPVVEGAKVEVKDSSGNLRGVGYSNNKGVATVLFRSDAEKEFLNVFISKNGHARTTILGMKCLRDQTTEITTTLRKASAAQTTTEIPIDIDVALYTNSTKTVPVDPATDLTLNSIYVVVTATPVEFNAGVNVIYAKVNGIPGTSYFTAPRLYVSASNQLEGVLSVAEFEGEVPLIVDVYDHNDNKVEKIIWLNVVRTPATGIIPYMVQRNTTYYTTQYDLYAYTRRQAVEYYSVPKVPENLKGIDASGNTIEPAGAPDDDSNLWIEIRWRRWYSTSGATKPKAYKVYRSFDGENWTPVAILPESYYYYRDSSPLLEVGKKTWYAVSSVYDGLESTPTVIGHITPLPVLNIEVVSPTNGSTNVPRDTVFKWKFKGLEAYEPTDEESPTTSLTYTYSIWVYDYIQNDVAYYSLGVKPSSYYRFTVPDKEVEIKFSDYFIGNTNGNPPYWMDFALQDAYAYDKLQANKTYNWTLRHAWAQKIYNGLGLSDPNLKFRTIAYSIHADDTGVLLGSSLTIKPSVYYTFTTGKN; from the coding sequence GTGAAGAAAGTGGTATTTTTAGCAGCCAGTATCATGTTGTTTTTGCTGCTCACACTCACCAGCTGTGAGCAGGTAGGTAACCTATTCAACAAACCACCGGTATGGAAGACGATCCCAGATCAGACCATACTGAAGGGGCAAACTGTGAACGTCGATCTAAAAACATACGTTAGTGATCCAGACAACAACCTTGACCAGATAGTTTTGAAAACATCAGGAAAAGGTTCCATATCGAATGGTGTCTACACATGGACACCAACGGAAGTCGGCGAATATACTATAACGGTCGAAGCAGTCGACAAAGCAGGTGCAAAAACAGAAAAATCGTTTAAAGTAATCGTACAACATTCTGGAACGTTGGTAGTGAACATCGCTCTGTATAACTCAGGTCCTGTTGTTGAAGGTGCAAAGGTTGAAGTAAAAGATAGCAGTGGAAATCTTAGGGGTGTAGGATACAGTAACAATAAAGGAGTAGCAACAGTATTATTCAGGTCCGATGCAGAAAAAGAGTTCTTAAACGTATTTATCTCCAAGAACGGTCATGCAAGAACCACAATACTTGGCATGAAATGTTTGAGGGATCAAACAACTGAAATAACAACAACGTTAAGAAAAGCTTCCGCTGCCCAGACAACGACCGAGATTCCGATTGATATTGATGTGGCGCTCTATACTAACAGCACTAAAACAGTACCAGTGGATCCAGCAACGGATTTAACGCTCAACAGCATTTACGTAGTGGTAACAGCAACTCCAGTTGAGTTTAACGCTGGAGTCAACGTTATATACGCGAAGGTCAACGGAATACCAGGGACAAGTTATTTCACTGCTCCAAGGTTGTATGTAAGTGCCTCAAATCAATTGGAAGGCGTTTTGTCTGTTGCTGAGTTCGAAGGTGAAGTGCCACTCATAGTTGATGTCTATGACCACAACGATAACAAAGTCGAAAAGATAATTTGGCTTAATGTTGTCAGAACACCTGCGACTGGTATTATTCCATACATGGTGCAAAGAAATACAACGTATTACACAACTCAGTACGACTTGTACGCATACACAAGAAGACAAGCGGTTGAATACTACTCTGTACCAAAAGTTCCAGAAAACCTGAAAGGTATAGATGCATCCGGTAACACTATCGAACCGGCGGGCGCTCCAGACGACGATTCAAACCTCTGGATAGAAATCAGATGGAGAAGATGGTATTCAACCTCTGGTGCAACGAAACCAAAAGCGTACAAAGTTTACAGATCGTTTGATGGAGAAAATTGGACACCTGTTGCGATACTTCCAGAAAGTTACTATTACTATAGAGATTCCTCTCCGCTTCTTGAAGTCGGTAAGAAGACTTGGTATGCAGTATCTTCCGTTTACGACGGTCTTGAATCAACACCAACGGTTATTGGACATATAACACCACTGCCAGTTCTCAACATAGAAGTTGTATCACCAACAAACGGTTCTACGAACGTTCCAAGAGACACGGTCTTTAAGTGGAAATTCAAAGGCCTTGAAGCATATGAACCGACAGATGAAGAATCACCAACAACGTCCCTCACCTATACTTATAGCATATGGGTATACGACTATATCCAAAATGATGTTGCGTATTACAGCCTTGGAGTTAAACCAAGTTCTTACTACAGATTCACTGTTCCTGATAAAGAAGTCGAAATTAAGTTCAGCGATTACTTTATAGGAAATACAAATGGAAATCCTCCGTACTGGATGGACTTCGCACTGCAAGACGCTTACGCTTACGACAAACTTCAAGCAAATAAAACGTACAACTGGACACTCAGACATGCTTGGGCGCAAAAGATATACAATGGTTTAGGTTTGTCTGATCCAAACTTAAAGTTCAGAACGATTGCATATTCAATCCATGCGGATGATACTGGTGTTCTTCTTGGCAGTTCTCTGACTATAAAGCCATCCGTATACTACACATTCACAACTGGTAAGAATTAA
- a CDS encoding GGDEF domain-containing protein: MEKFEELISLRTSSQIPNLTMLVVDFITELDELEFVDKLAKAVYVHTNANGVRVMTPNFVKILGTNLGVPLHFDSEHVKIIVYFSKISKEDIELLNSASIICELHYRNIRKHQQISKMALYDYLTGAYTRTAGMKILESAVESVQRTGRTAFVVFIDIDDLKTINDAFGHSKGDETLKEFAQACLNNMRKTDFLVRYGGDEFVLFVDSENPNGLLERIRSSCGVEFSYGLARIEQGQTLVEILKLADKRMYEEKKKKRV; this comes from the coding sequence ATGGAAAAGTTTGAAGAATTGATTTCTTTGAGAACGTCAAGTCAAATACCGAACTTAACGATGTTGGTGGTTGATTTCATAACCGAGTTGGACGAACTGGAATTTGTTGATAAACTTGCAAAGGCAGTATATGTGCACACAAATGCAAACGGAGTCCGGGTAATGACCCCTAACTTCGTTAAAATACTCGGCACCAATTTAGGTGTCCCTCTGCATTTTGACTCTGAGCACGTAAAAATCATAGTTTACTTCTCAAAGATCTCCAAAGAGGACATCGAACTTCTAAATTCAGCTTCAATCATTTGTGAACTGCACTACAGAAATATCCGAAAGCATCAGCAGATTTCAAAAATGGCGTTGTACGATTATCTCACCGGGGCGTACACAAGAACGGCAGGGATGAAAATCCTGGAGAGTGCGGTGGAGAGTGTTCAGCGAACCGGCAGAACGGCGTTTGTAGTATTTATCGATATCGACGATTTGAAGACGATCAACGATGCATTTGGGCATTCAAAAGGGGACGAAACCTTAAAAGAATTCGCACAAGCGTGTTTGAACAACATGAGAAAAACAGATTTTCTTGTCAGATACGGAGGAGACGAGTTTGTTCTTTTCGTAGACTCAGAAAATCCCAACGGTTTGCTTGAGAGGATAAGAAGTAGTTGTGGTGTTGAATTTTCTTATGGACTAGCTCGCATCGAGCAAGGGCAAACCTTAGTCGAAATTCTGAAACTTGCCGATAAGAGAATGTACGAAGAGAAAAAGAAAAAAAGAGTGTAG
- a CDS encoding M42 family metallopeptidase encodes MADKQVELKTNELLLKLTSIPGPSGYEDGVLNEIQQIMKPFSDECFRTPMGSLVCVKKGSGPKVGFFAHADQIAFVVTKIYEDGFLRLSGVGGWDPKTIISQKVWVHTKKGKLRGVIGFMPPHLQTTEESKKVPDYDHIFVDVTMNQNWKDISIGDLVTLDVEGFEKNGTIFAPALDNRASCVAIIKAAELLSKIRTDAQIYYIFSTQEEIGGPGAKSGAYISEIEYGVVIDVTHGDEDVPGYPKIKMGEGPAVAIGPVTNKKFVEHINAVAGKYNIKTQIEPIAGRSGTDTDEVQLTRIGVKTALVSIPLKYMHNPYEKVFVKDVEDTAKLLAFCAAHLPEIGIEEPSKDSASAKEGE; translated from the coding sequence TTGGCTGACAAACAAGTTGAACTGAAGACAAACGAATTATTATTGAAGTTAACATCCATACCCGGACCGTCGGGATACGAAGATGGGGTACTTAACGAAATCCAGCAGATAATGAAACCGTTTTCCGATGAGTGTTTCAGAACACCCATGGGTAGTTTGGTGTGCGTTAAGAAAGGTTCTGGTCCAAAAGTGGGATTTTTTGCTCACGCTGACCAGATCGCGTTCGTTGTGACTAAAATCTACGAAGACGGCTTTCTGAGGCTTTCTGGAGTAGGCGGTTGGGATCCAAAAACGATAATCAGCCAAAAGGTGTGGGTGCACACAAAAAAAGGTAAACTCAGGGGAGTTATCGGATTCATGCCGCCACACCTTCAGACAACTGAAGAATCGAAAAAGGTACCAGACTACGATCATATCTTTGTGGATGTCACGATGAATCAAAACTGGAAGGATATCTCAATTGGAGATTTAGTCACACTCGATGTTGAAGGCTTTGAAAAAAATGGAACGATCTTCGCACCTGCACTCGATAACAGGGCAAGCTGTGTCGCAATAATCAAAGCAGCTGAACTTTTGAGCAAAATCAGAACAGATGCCCAAATTTACTACATCTTCTCCACGCAAGAAGAAATTGGAGGCCCCGGGGCGAAAAGCGGCGCGTACATATCTGAAATCGAATACGGTGTAGTCATCGACGTAACACACGGAGACGAGGATGTTCCGGGCTATCCAAAAATAAAAATGGGTGAAGGACCAGCTGTTGCCATCGGACCTGTAACGAACAAAAAGTTTGTGGAGCACATAAATGCAGTAGCAGGTAAGTACAACATAAAGACACAGATAGAACCGATAGCAGGAAGGTCTGGAACAGACACAGACGAAGTCCAGCTCACAAGAATCGGGGTCAAAACAGCGCTTGTATCCATTCCTCTGAAATACATGCACAACCCATATGAAAAAGTCTTTGTGAAAGACGTTGAAGACACCGCAAAACTACTTGCATTCTGCGCAGCGCACCTTCCAGAAATTGGTATTGAAGAACCAAGCAAAGACTCGGCTTCTGCTAAGGAGGGAGAATGA
- a CDS encoding M42 family metallopeptidase translates to MLKYLKDLTEFAGPSGNEDNVREYIKEKISGKVDEVITDRMGNLIALKKGKGSGKKILLDAHMDEVGFMVTNINEDGTLSFAPVGGVDTRVVIGKKVKVGKDVIGIIGYKAIHLQRDGYLSTPKYSELKIDIGAKSKAEAEKLVKIGDYVSFVTSYEERGDYIIAKALDDRCGCSVLMDLIEEGIETDHDVYFAFTVQEETGLRGPAIIAEQLNVDIAIAVETTTSGDDPELERQLWSTHLGDGPAITFMHSGYVVNQTIFEKLVETAKQNNIPFQYKMRTVGGTNARRYALTGIPAGVVSVPARYIHSPVSIINKKDYEHTLALLREFLRRKDF, encoded by the coding sequence ATGCTTAAGTACCTGAAAGACTTAACAGAATTTGCAGGTCCATCGGGAAACGAGGATAACGTCAGAGAGTACATAAAAGAAAAGATCTCTGGAAAAGTCGATGAGGTAATTACAGATAGGATGGGAAATTTGATAGCACTCAAAAAAGGCAAAGGTAGTGGCAAAAAGATACTGCTTGATGCACACATGGACGAAGTGGGGTTCATGGTTACGAACATAAACGAGGATGGAACACTTTCATTCGCACCAGTCGGTGGTGTGGATACGAGGGTTGTAATCGGCAAGAAAGTGAAAGTTGGGAAAGACGTCATCGGTATTATCGGCTACAAAGCGATACATCTGCAAAGGGATGGTTATCTGAGCACACCTAAATACAGCGAACTTAAAATAGACATCGGAGCAAAATCGAAAGCCGAAGCTGAAAAACTAGTAAAAATCGGTGATTACGTATCGTTTGTGACATCATACGAAGAGCGGGGAGATTACATAATCGCCAAAGCACTTGATGATAGGTGTGGTTGCAGTGTATTAATGGACTTAATAGAAGAAGGCATAGAAACAGACCACGACGTATACTTTGCGTTCACCGTTCAAGAAGAAACCGGCTTAAGAGGACCGGCGATTATAGCCGAACAGCTCAACGTAGACATCGCAATTGCAGTTGAGACCACAACAAGCGGTGATGACCCTGAACTTGAAAGACAGCTTTGGTCCACACATCTTGGAGACGGACCAGCCATCACATTCATGCACAGCGGATACGTAGTAAACCAGACGATATTTGAAAAACTCGTTGAGACAGCAAAGCAGAACAACATACCATTCCAATACAAAATGCGCACCGTTGGTGGAACGAACGCAAGAAGGTACGCACTAACGGGCATCCCAGCAGGCGTTGTTTCAGTACCGGCAAGATACATACACTCACCGGTGTCGATAATCAACAAAAAAGACTATGAGCATACACTCGCATTGTTGAGGGAATTTCTTAGAAGGAAAGACTTTTAA
- a CDS encoding HD domain-containing protein has product MGKGTFLFSLSNLFTIQRWNNRPALLRFTEAENSFNTLFLSFVFLTINDEEKQLIENSLRWRLSRELPKIVLSDVSLQLKERIERFAPDVWNQVRTKALDDLKVMADEETVNVLVPQVLDCNPLDKLADLYISYLEAYENGKLYDYNQPLRELKEKIDRMAENIPPSEMEKYWQIAQYVWSPLVNLTSMVRWNRTHRNVRTSVSGHSFAVVTMAYLIAKLSEFEGVEEVIVKSILHDLPEAFTGDVITPTKKKVPGLDELVSNVEKEMMVEWISGCETLSALKRYIDWAVEPFSGEAGRIVRTADYLAALLECAVEIDSGNKIEIFRENFFNFKKLIKETSPIDVSQWIDEIESVIF; this is encoded by the coding sequence TTGGGGAAGGGAACATTTTTATTTTCCTTATCGAATTTATTCACCATACAGCGCTGGAACAACCGACCAGCGCTCCTTAGGTTTACCGAAGCGGAGAACTCTTTCAACACGCTCTTCCTTTCTTTTGTCTTCCTTACAATTAACGACGAAGAAAAACAACTAATTGAAAACAGCCTTCGCTGGAGACTTTCTCGTGAGCTGCCTAAAATCGTGCTTTCAGACGTTTCCCTACAGCTCAAAGAGCGTATCGAGCGCTTTGCACCGGATGTGTGGAACCAAGTAAGAACGAAAGCACTCGACGATTTAAAGGTCATGGCAGACGAAGAGACTGTTAACGTACTTGTGCCCCAAGTACTTGACTGCAATCCTCTTGACAAACTTGCCGACCTTTACATAAGCTATCTGGAAGCTTACGAAAATGGCAAGCTCTACGATTACAACCAGCCTCTCAGGGAACTGAAAGAAAAAATCGACAGAATGGCTGAAAATATTCCACCAAGCGAGATGGAAAAATACTGGCAGATAGCACAGTACGTCTGGAGCCCGCTTGTCAACCTCACATCGATGGTCCGCTGGAACAGAACGCACAGGAATGTCCGCACAAGTGTCAGTGGGCATTCGTTCGCGGTTGTCACGATGGCTTACCTAATAGCCAAGCTTTCCGAATTCGAAGGTGTCGAAGAAGTAATCGTCAAAAGCATCCTTCACGATTTGCCGGAAGCTTTCACCGGCGATGTGATAACACCCACCAAGAAAAAAGTCCCTGGGCTTGATGAACTTGTGTCAAATGTCGAAAAAGAGATGATGGTTGAGTGGATAAGCGGATGTGAAACTCTGTCTGCGCTCAAAAGATACATCGACTGGGCTGTAGAGCCGTTTTCTGGAGAAGCCGGCAGAATAGTCAGAACAGCGGACTACCTTGCTGCGCTCTTAGAATGTGCTGTGGAGATAGATTCAGGAAACAAGATAGAAATCTTTCGGGAAAACTTCTTCAATTTCAAAAAACTGATAAAAGAAACCTCTCCAATAGACGTTTCGCAGTGGATAGATGAAATAGAAAGCGTGATTTTCTAA
- the minC gene encoding septum site-determining protein MinC, which produces MVDFKMTKDGLVLYIKDYTDIVDVLQKVEDKVKSMGNFFAKGDKIMLLVEEHEKHISDIPKIVARVQELGLTISHVLMGSEGKDDVIIKKKVDMVNQGDTRSGTKLVKKNLRSGQSIIHSGDVILVGNLHAGAEIVAGGSVVIFGRCQGTVRAGINEGREAIIIALSFESPFVQISDLKGTFTEKFNYPVVLHVKAGRIEVGKYDTKIGGIELG; this is translated from the coding sequence ATGGTAGATTTCAAGATGACGAAGGATGGATTGGTGCTGTACATAAAAGATTACACGGATATCGTTGATGTGCTCCAGAAAGTGGAGGACAAAGTAAAATCGATGGGCAATTTCTTTGCCAAGGGCGATAAAATCATGCTTTTGGTCGAAGAGCACGAAAAACACATCTCGGACATCCCGAAGATCGTTGCTCGGGTCCAAGAACTTGGACTGACCATCTCGCATGTTCTGATGGGCTCGGAAGGGAAAGACGATGTGATAATAAAAAAGAAAGTCGATATGGTCAACCAAGGTGACACGCGCTCTGGTACAAAACTTGTTAAGAAAAACCTCAGAAGCGGGCAGAGCATCATCCATTCCGGGGATGTTATCTTGGTCGGAAACCTGCACGCCGGTGCGGAAATCGTTGCCGGTGGTAGTGTTGTCATCTTCGGTAGATGTCAAGGAACGGTAAGGGCGGGGATAAACGAAGGCAGAGAGGCTATAATCATCGCACTTTCATTTGAGTCGCCTTTTGTCCAAATTTCAGACTTGAAAGGCACGTTTACGGAGAAGTTCAACTATCCAGTTGTTTTACACGTAAAAGCAGGAAGAATAGAGGTTGGAAAATACGATACAAAGATAGGAGGGATAGAACTTGGCTGA
- a CDS encoding type II secretion system protein, with protein sequence MNKLYLKRGFSLTEALVSLLLIGIVFAVIASGLSVVLQSISMLSNQQRVIELENFIARYVYMLGTQNAQVNIENINRAFYQGSQLSYPKVTNVQTTTVGQYFTKYTFTIETSPSKFQPFIVYQYKPY encoded by the coding sequence ATGAATAAGTTGTATTTAAAAAGAGGTTTTTCCTTAACCGAAGCTCTTGTTTCGTTATTACTTATCGGCATCGTCTTTGCCGTTATTGCAAGTGGGTTGTCGGTTGTTCTTCAGTCGATTTCGATGTTATCAAACCAGCAACGTGTAATTGAGTTGGAGAATTTTATTGCAAGGTATGTTTACATGTTAGGTACACAGAATGCGCAGGTCAACATAGAAAACATAAATAGAGCGTTTTATCAAGGAAGCCAGCTTTCTTATCCCAAAGTTACTAATGTTCAAACCACAACGGTTGGTCAATATTTTACAAAATATACTTTTACTATAGAAACCTCTCCAAGTAAATTCCAACCGTTCATTGTGTACCAGTACAAGCCATATTAA